The Ficedula albicollis isolate OC2 chromosome 5, FicAlb1.5, whole genome shotgun sequence genome includes the window CGACTGGAGGAGGGCATCCGCTTTCTGCACGCAGACCACCTGTCCCACATCGCCATCGAGATGAACCAGGCCTTCTCCCCAGAGCCGGTGCAGTCCTCCAACCTGTACGGGATCCAGATCTCTACAGCACACAAGCTGGCAAAGGAGCGCCTGGGGGCGAAGGAGAGCCTGCCCAAGGCGGGGAGCAGGGCTGCGGCGCAGGGCGATcacccccagctgcagctgtcGCTGGCCATCGGCCTGGACGACGgccccctggagcagcagggcgCGCGCCCCTCCGCCCAGCCCGCGGCTCTGGCCAAGCCGGCGGAGGAGTGCCCCAAGCTCTCGGTCTCCATCAAGCAGGAGCGGTGCGACTCGGAGCCCGTGGTGTCCCAGAGCTGCACGCCGCCCTCTCCGGAGGTGGCGAGCCCCGTCTTTGCCAAGGGCAGCCTCAGGGCGCACCTGTGCCACTACTGCGGGGAGCGCTTCGAGTCGCGCGAGGGGCTGCGGCAGCACCTGCACACGCACGTCTCGGGCTCGCTGCCCTTCGGCGTGCCCGCCTCCATCCTGGAGAGCAGCGACCTGGGGGAGGTGCAGCCTCTGGCTGAGGACAGGGAGCCTGGCGAAGGCCATCGCCTCGGGGCCTTCCTCCTCAAGGAGGATGAGCATCAGCTGGAGCACCCGAGCTGCAGCGACCTGGAGCCTCTGCAGATCGGGCAGCTCTCCCTCATCTCCAAGGACCACGAGCCGGTGGAGTTGAACtgtaacttttctttctcaagaaAGAGAAAGGTCAGCTGCACCGTGTGCGGCCGCGCGTTTTTCCGGAAgagccagctgctggagcacatGTACACgcacagagggaagcagcacaaGTACGGCCGCGGCCAGCGGCTGGAGAGCCCCGCCACCCCCAGGTTCCACCCCTACTGTGACAGCGAGAGCGTGGCTAAGAGCTCCAGCTTGTCCCAAGACCACTTAGATGAATGCATTCTGGAGTCAGATCTCGTCCAAGAAAGCGTTGATACGATCCTGGTAGAGTAATTCTCACCCTTCGGATGCTGAAACTGGGTGTTTTGGCATTCTCCACCTagggagctctgtgcagctgattTCTGGAGCCACCATTCCCCTCACCGCTGAGATAACTGTGAAGGACTGTGTACTTTGATTTGTGTACTtgcttttttttacttctctaaCTTTTAAACTTGAGCTAATTCCCATCTAAGTCCTTCTTGGAAGCCTCTGTGTAACTCAGTTATGTTTTTCCTGAATGTGAACTTAGTCCTACTCTGCTTTACTGGAGTTAAGGCTGTATTGCTGGGTGTGAGGTTTAAACATTGTCTAGTACTCTGTGTGGTGCCTAGGACTGTTTGTATCCCATAGAATTGCTCTTCTGAAACCAGATGGATGGAAGTGTAGAGGGAAATACATACTGTGTTTCCCAaacagtttgtttttaatgaaaataaatatctcaaGGAGATGAATCCTGAAGTTCATGTTGTTCATGTAACTGCAGTTAATAAATCTCTGCATAAATATTTGCAGGAGCCATAAGGCTGCTCTTTTCAAGGGAATTGGCAATGTTGATGTAGGGGTGGCAACCTTCATTTTGACAAGCCCTGGAGTCCTCATCTGTCTTCtaaatttacttttaaactCTAGGGATTTGCAtgtgtttttcctccttcctacTCCTCCCTCGTTCACCACTACTGCATAAGCAAGGACAGATTTTGATGCCTCTCTAGGACCATGTTGCATTATTGGACTGTTTTctctgcagggaggaaggaaagctgCAAAGGAGTGTCCTCTCTTGCTTGAGAGGAGACGTACCCTAACTTAAGTCTTTACAGGACTAAATGCCACACACGTATTTTCTGAGTGAAAGTGATTTCTGACTTTATAAACAGCTTGGagtaaacacatttttaaatattactgtCTGTATATTTGCTCAGAGCAAATACACAGCgtgttattttttctctgtttgcacAGCCTCTGTGAAATGGTGACATGCAAGTTTTTTGCCTTTCATATAAtcttagaatggtttgggctagaagggacattaaagattaTCTAATTGCAAcccccctaccatgggcagggacaccttccactagaccaggttgttcaaagccccatccagctttTCATTTATCATCGTTTGTTATCTGAAGGGTAACACCCAATAAGAAGTTAAAATTATACATATGCCTCTTGAAGTCATCGTTTGTCCCTCTCTagtttttcagctgaaatatgCCAGGCTTCCCACCAGAGGGGCTGCAACTCACCCCTCAGAGATGCTGTTAATCAGAAGGCCCTGAGGAAGCACAGTGAGTTCTTGGAGAGCAGAGGTCTcttccacagcacagagcaaaagCCTCGTGAGCTGCTCCCGTAATCTCATTACCCAGTTTTTGAGAAACTGGAGGCTTCCTGCCAGTCCTGGTGGAGCCTTTGGAAAGGGGGAGCCTGAACAATGGTGAGAACAGTTTGCTGTCAGAACTCCTGCTCCAAAGCTCTTTGTAGTCGGGACTCTTGAGCAGTCTTTGATAGTGTCCTGGAGCAAGAGCTGCAATTAAATCACTGCAGAATTAAAAGACCATCTGAGGTCTTTGTAAGGGcggctgctgcttcccctgggcagggagctgcacacTCCAGGGGATGGATTGGCCACTGAGAGCTGCCAAATTGTGTTTCAGGACAAAGGGGTGAAACAGCCAGTCCCTGAGCCTGCTGAGAGGGTGTTGCAAAATGcaggctgtggtttggggtGTGCTTCCCCACAAAGCCCAGTGCTCCTTTTGCTGCGTATACCCATTAAAGCTGCTCTGGTGTGAACTTTTGCTGCGTGTACCCATTAAAGCTGCTCTGGTGTGAATACATTTGAACTCTGCTTAAAAAGCAGAGttctttaaaacaagcaaaccaaCAGAACCCAGCTGAGACCTAGGCCTGTGAATGCTGCATCTGAGCATGGAGCCATTCACACTGAGCATTTCCTAGAAGAGAgccttcttcctctctcccagcctAGTAGCATCAGCTAAATCAtgtccagcacaggctgctcttaACTGGACCTCTATTTCTGCAtaacaggttaaaaaaaaggaaaaaaaagaggtatttTATGGTCATTCCCCATTTGCATGTGACACTTTACTGAGTGGGCTGGCTTCTCCGGGTGCTGCTTGCTTCCCTCAGCTTCctacatttaatttaaaaacagagagaagcGTTTGCTGGGGTGGCTAAAGCTGTAGAGATGAGCTGTGGAGGGACTGAGTATCTGCTATTCAGTCGGTAGATAAACACCTCAGATCGTCAAATAGGTGCCTAAATTGCCTGAAGTAATTGATACTGAAAATCAAAGGGCTCTTGATGTGTCTGCAGAGGTAACAGGGTAGTGGTAACAGAGCTCAGTATTGGGGACAGCAagcagcagtgcccaaggcATCTCTGGGACTCGCTGCTCATCCTCAGGTGCGTGGGCTGGactgttttgtttgcttctggCTCATTAAAAAGGAAGCTTTTATAAAAGCTATGATCTCGGGTAAAAGCCAAATCACTCAGCTGTATGTGCTGTAGGAGTAACTCCATGGTACTGACTGCAAACACACCAGCAAAGCCGAAATGAGACATAAACCAGGGCTGTGTTCATGTCCGGTGTATCCTTGAAAAGATACAACTTAAATGATTGTTTTCTGTTATCCTGGAACCCTGTTTCAAAGGTGTACTTTGGTTAACCTTTGTGGGACTGAACATCTGTGACATCAAACATCTGCCAAAGGCTTCTTTTTTTGCATCATTTGCAATacaagaaatgcattttcagcagttttccagTGCAATATATAAttaaagcagcaggaaaagctggagacAGAAGTCATCAGCTCCGAGTTATGTTAACATAAAAACATCATTCTCTCCAAGTCTTatgaatagaaaataattttacaggGCAGTTGCATTTGCTAagcaagggcagcagctgctcctggataAATAATGGGAAGTTTTATTACTGTATGTGGAAGACACTTGAATTACTGAGTGCTTAACCTTTATACCGGTGCATGCTTGGAAATCTGCCTGACTTGCACAGCTGGATTTGACAAATACTCATTTCTTGTtggagtttgattttttttttttaataaaaacctaaaaaaaattgtcatagTGTGCAGAATAATTATACTAGTGATTCCTTCCAGATATCTGTGATTGGTTAATAGATGCACATGGGCTTAGGCAAAGAAAGCCCCAGGGTGGGAATACTTCAAGGCTGGAAGTCCCAAAGCTCCAGGGGATCCTTGGAGATTTGCCTTGTGCTCTGGAGGGGCCATCATTAGGGGTACTGAGCTGATGAACCACAGTCATTGAAGTGCCTTGTCTGTGGGTTCTGCAACTCTTATTTTATGTAAAGATGGGAAGATTTGTGCTCAGACCCCGCCCCTGCCAAAGCCCCCGAGCGTGAGCAGAGTCCTCAGCCGGCTCAAGTGAACCTCTGAAATGCCACTAAGTGCAGCAGTGGGTGTCATCATGTATCTGGCTGCTGGCCCCAAAATGCTGACTGTATGTTAGCTAGCTCAACCAGCAAAGCATGAGGAACAATTTTTAAATGggtaatttgaaatattttgaaatatattttgtgctCTGATGCTGCTGGGTCCAACAGGGTCTATGTTTCTCAGGCTTCTTAGGGTGCAGTAAAGTGTGTGGAGAAAAGTGTATTTATCCCCCCTTGCAGTGTGTGATCTGTTTTTTTAACTtagaattttgcttttgtgcaCACTGAGAAGTTTgaacagggaaataaaatttgctGTTGGGAAGTAAACCTGAAGCGGTAATCattacagttaaaaataatGCCATGAAGTACTGCTATCATgacatttcatttcttcagtgTAATGCTGACACTGAATAGCTTTCTGGTGTTTTGGAGGCAGAAAGTATTTATCCTGTGTGAGTGAATCCTTCAGAACTGCAGTGAAAAGTCACCTCACCATATG containing:
- the ZBTB25 gene encoding zinc finger and BTB domain-containing protein 25 isoform X1; this translates as MEKCPRGLGLIGRGFEHQRWYRKEKLLNWGAGTIWRREEAPCQASISFRWHTMDTTGHSVLLLQQLNMQREFGFLCDCTVAIGDVYFKAHRAVLAAFSNYFKMIFIHQTSECIKIQPTDIQPDIFSYLLHIMYTGKGPKQTVSQSRLEEGIRFLHADHLSHIAIEMNQAFSPEPVQSSNLYGIQISTAHKLAKERLGAKESLPKAGSRAAAQGDHPQLQLSLAIGLDDGPLEQQGARPSAQPAALAKPAEECPKLSVSIKQERCDSEPVVSQSCTPPSPEVASPVFAKGSLRAHLCHYCGERFESREGLRQHLHTHVSGSLPFGVPASILESSDLGEVQPLAEDREPGEGHRLGAFLLKEDEHQLEHPSCSDLEPLQIGQLSLISKDHEPVELNCNFSFSRKRKVSCTVCGRAFFRKSQLLEHMYTHRGKQHKYGRGQRLESPATPRFHPYCDSESVAKSSSLSQDHLDECILESDLVQESVDTILVE
- the ZBTB25 gene encoding zinc finger and BTB domain-containing protein 25 isoform X2 translates to MGALLGAQRCSVPGPPRSAPLGPAPLCPWGRSQGKRQPGLKHTMDTTGHSVLLLQQLNMQREFGFLCDCTVAIGDVYFKAHRAVLAAFSNYFKMIFIHQTSECIKIQPTDIQPDIFSYLLHIMYTGKGPKQTVSQSRLEEGIRFLHADHLSHIAIEMNQAFSPEPVQSSNLYGIQISTAHKLAKERLGAKESLPKAGSRAAAQGDHPQLQLSLAIGLDDGPLEQQGARPSAQPAALAKPAEECPKLSVSIKQERCDSEPVVSQSCTPPSPEVASPVFAKGSLRAHLCHYCGERFESREGLRQHLHTHVSGSLPFGVPASILESSDLGEVQPLAEDREPGEGHRLGAFLLKEDEHQLEHPSCSDLEPLQIGQLSLISKDHEPVELNCNFSFSRKRKVSCTVCGRAFFRKSQLLEHMYTHRGKQHKYGRGQRLESPATPRFHPYCDSESVAKSSSLSQDHLDECILESDLVQESVDTILVE